The Ptychodera flava strain L36383 chromosome 3, AS_Pfla_20210202, whole genome shotgun sequence region TACAACTTTCTCGATGTAATGGGGATTGCCTGTTTTGGTACTAAATTTTGTTTTAGTTGTTCTTCTGTGACGGCCTTTAGATATTCTTTCACCGTTTTATCTGCTGCCGGATTACCCAGTCCAAGCCTTATATCCCACTCTCCACCTCGTCCTTCCTTTTCAAATATCGACCTCAACTGACCAATATATGAATCGACCGTTTTAAACGCCAAACGATGAGGGCAGGTACACAAGTCTTCCCCGGGACAGTCTACACGATGTACAACAGTACGGCCTTTGCTATCCTTCCAAACCAAAAACCTCAGCACATCTTTAGGCGAAGCTGACAGTATAGTCTTACGTGTGTCCAGGCTAGCTAGGAAATCCTCAAGTTCCCCCTGTAACTTAGATTTTCGTTCACCATATGGTGTTGACCTTATACGCTCTTGAACCTCCTGAATTCTCTCATCCAATGTCATGATATCGATGGGCAACCGTAGAGGGCGGTGTTCACTGTCGGGCACTCGACGAAATCCGCATTGTtggcaaaaattgaaagaaatatcaTTGGGGTAACGGCACTCACGACATTTTTCTGCTGGTAACCACAGTCGAGGGGCACCTAAGGTAACATGGTCCGAAATCTGTAAAAATAAAAGAAGAATAACAGAAACTCTAACAATTTTTTCCGgacaacattttaattttccaaTCATTCAAAAAATGAGTACGTAACCCTTACTTTATTTACATAATTACCATGTCCAAATTAACTAAAGGCCAAACCATAACAGAAAACATGTGTTAATCTCTGCAGTTGTCTAATCACATTTGCGGTAATCAATTCGGCACGCAAAAATATCATATACCGATGGGACAGAAAACCAGTGCCCTGTTTTTGTAGGGATTTCCCAGACCTTCTCACCTGCCTGAGCAAGTCGAACTATCTTGTATGATTTCATTTCCACTATAGGCCACCAATACATGCGGGGTGATGTTAAGGGAACAATTATGGTGGCTAATGCCTTCTCCTCCTCCAAAAACTTAAGTACAGGCCCTATCATCGAGAAAGGCGGGAACACATAGTTGTTTTCTCCACCAATTTTCTGTGTGAACACATCAATGCCCGCTGAATCAGGGGTCTTCCACGGCGTGTAGTGCTTTAAAGAAGCACCATTCCGACCACTCTGTGCATTCGAGTCGAGGGCCATTAAGTCGACTGTATGTGGGCCAAATTCATTTTCTACTCGTTCCCAAAACGCCGGCAATAGTTTTGCGTCACTTGCCGACATCCTGCGCGATGGTTCATCAGCTGGATTTTCAGTTGATGGGATATACTCCATCTCCAAAACTATATCAAGATTTTCCACAGTACTATACAATTGTTGCAAAGCCTCGTTAGCCTCACTACTCTTTGTTCCCATATTTAACCAACCATAAAGTGCTAACTTATTATCAACTTGGGCTTTCACTCTGGTATTTTTAACCAACTCGCTATTTGCCTGTAAAATGTTCCGTAGGGCTAATATTTCTTTATATGCGATGCTTTTGTGCTGGAGATCACTAACCCAATAATCACATAATTGCTCATTACCATTAGTATAGATAATACCACCCCAAGCCCCAAGGGATGCATCACTCGCAAGGGAAACTGTGACATGCCGTTCATATTTCCAGTATGACCAGTCTCGACCTGTATCAATTCTCCTCCACCCTAGTATTTCATCCGAAGATCGCCCTCTATCGGTATGCGTGACCCCAGTTTTTCTGCCTTTGCTATTGCTTTGGTCATTACCCTCACAAACAGCCTTGCTGCTGGAATTGCTACAGTAAATGAAACACATTTCCCAACGATCGCTGCATAGTTTTCACTGGGATCCATTCTTTCTTTGCTAAGATGGACTCCCTGAGATCGGCAAACTTCACTTTCTTGGCAGGAGGTAAGGTAAATGCCCTACGATTGGTATCAACCCCAAATCCAAGATACTCAATGTATTGGGTAGGCTGAAGCACACACTTCCCTATCCCTAATGTGTAGCCTAATTCAATCATAGTATAGCACAAAATAAAGCATGCGGCGTCAGCCTTTTCGTAATTTGACAGACTTGTGCTATCTGTTATCAACTGACCCGCGTGTCTGTCGTCTATGTAAAGGGAACAAGGTACACCCCAACGACGCACTTCATTCATAGCTGCCAAGCCCACTGTCTGGTAAATATATGGGGAGCACTTCCAGCCAAAGGGCAGCGTAGTAGCTACGTACCAATAACCGCCCCATTGTATACCCATTAAAGCACGACTCGAATGTGTCAAGAAAATGTGATCATATCCACTCTTGTCGTCCGTTTTTGTCTGATAATGCCCTTTATCCAGATACCGTGGTAGGTTTGTAATCAAATCTAATCTAAAAGGCAGATCTTTCATCCACTTATTCAAGTATCGCTGATCATGACAAAGCCTAGGTTTTGTAGGTTCTATAACTAAAGGCATTACTATATATGGTGGTGGTACTCTGCCAACCTCACCCCAGATCTCCAGTGACCCTGCCTGTACCCTTTCTAACAGTGTCCTACCTATAAAATCTTTGTAATGTTTACACACtgcattgttcggcaaatataCACTTGGTGGAAAGCCACAATCATAATGTCTCCCGCACACTTCGCCTTTAAAAGGAGTGATATAGTCAAAAACTGACACGTAGTCATTTATCCATTTTTCAACAAGCCTCTGGTTATCCTGATTTTGCAATATACTAGACCAATATCCCTTCTTTCCATGAAGTCCTCCTGCTTTGAAATATGCCGGATCTCGAAAATGGAGGTCACGTGCAGAGACTTTTAGTCCGTTCCGGAGTACCAGTTTTGGATGCGGCAGCACGGTGGAACAATTACGATCATCCAAATTTATCCATCTTGTGGCCCTTTCAAGATGTTCTCCGTAAGCCGGTAGAGGATTCACCCTGATTTCCCTCTCCCATCCCGGAATAGCGGGAACATACACCTACAAAGGTCAAAACCACTCAATTTAGTATGTATCGCATACCAAAAGCGACAAACAGTCGTTTTGTTTGGgttgtaatttatttttttttgcagttgttttttttttttttttttaaattttttttttttttttaatttctttggggaaaaaataaaccgGGCATAGGGTTAGAAACCCCCGCCTAGTTGAAACAGAAGGGACTGTAATTAGACTACAGTACACCTCCCCCAGGCACGCCCCCATTTCCCAACATGCGCAAACCATTCACACAACAGACAATTTTACATTACGTTCTTATGGTCCTTTAATCACCATTATCAATTCCGTGCTACAATACAACAGACAATATAGTATTCCAGCCAAGGTGTCCTCTTATATCATATAGCCATACCTCAAACAAATCACCGTAAATCTACACTAATACCTATTTGTCATCTCTACTCGAACGGGAACGGTAAGATTCTCTTCTCCCGTCATCATATTTATCATATCTATCGTATCTATCGTATCTATCGTACCGATCATACCTATCACGTCTACCATAACAAAACCTAGCTATATGTCCAATTCTGTTACACTTCCAACATCGCAAACTTGATCTTTCTCTATTCTCTCTGCGACCAGCATTTGAACGGGTGCTAGTATTACCAACGGCTTTCTTAACTTTTGCAATTTTCTCTAAGATCTCTGCATGTGCACCTGATCCAAGTAGGGAAAGCAGCATTTGAGGCATAGCGGGTGATTGTCTCTCTTTACGCAGAGCCCGTAACATGGCTACGTACTTATGATAGTCTTTATGTCCTATATCCATCGATATGTCCACTAGCATTTCAAGGCGAGCCAAAGCTTCTTCTGGACTAAAAGCCGCTTCGTCCCGTTCAGCATACAACCGCAACTCCGTCAGTGATCTTTCGAACCTGTCGTAGGATTCCAGTCGAGGGCCACTTGACGTCTCCGATCTGCGAGTATGTGAGGGTCCCTGTAATGCAACAAAGCAAATAAACCTTAGCACCTGGGGTATGCCGCACGTTTAGCGTGTAATTTACATGACAATCATTTCTGGCCACACCCATTCACAGTCAGCCTGCAATATTccccgaaaaaaaaaaaaaaaaatcgccaACATGCAAGTCGTATATCGCAATTCTCACCAACGAAGAAACTGATATTCAGGCAGAAAACAGTCCCATTTTACATCACGAAACAGAAGACGGCACACCCTAACCTGTACAACTATCCCATTGCTCCCGAGTGTAGAAATTCTCGGAGTTGTAAATATCGCTTATACTCAAGGAAATCTATCCAGGCGTGCACCGCTATACCACCATGCCACGTAACGTATACACTGACGAACTTCAGAGCTTCTACTCTGTACACCTTTACTCTGTGCATTTCCACAGAACGACCTACGACATGGCATTTCTATAAATGCAAGCAAAACACGAGCAAACCTCAATGCGTCATGGGCGGGTCCATATAATGCAAACGTATTCATTCCAACTGGCGCTATATAATTCGTCAACCCAAAATGTTTATAACCTGCCATGACCAATCCGGCATACCTTTATCACATTATGTGACAAGTACACTAATTCCAGATTCGTCAAACCCACatatataaaatgaaaacactTGGGGACGACTCGTCGCCTTCACTACCATTCATTACAGTCTCAGCTTTTCATGGGACGACTCAATACTAAGTTTCCTCTCCATTATGTCAATTCGTCAACCCAAACGCGTATTTCATAACTTTTCATGGGGACGACTCAACACTTGGTTTCTTCGCCATTATAACAACTGCCAATTCGTCAGACCCAAAACCACACTTCAGAACTTTTCATGGGGACGACTCAACAGTTTTCTTCGCCATTATAACAACTGTCCATTCGTCAGACCCCAAAACCACATTTTATAGCTCTTCATGGGGACGACTCAATAATCACTTCTCTTTCGTCAAACCCAAATACATTCCATTCTCACTCGAAAAGGACTCAAATCCCAGTTCCTGATGATATCTTCGGTCTTGAACGCAGATGATTCCATGAGATAACATCGGCCACCTGGggaatttattcattttcccgCTACCACATCTTACTATCTCAAAAATCCAAGTAGGGGCCTAACAGTGACGACTCAAGTCAAAATTATATTGTTCATAATATCAGCAGGTACCCACGCATTTTCCACCTATCAGAATACAAGCTGGATGTGAAAAGACAACACAGCAAAATGCACCAAATATTCAGTCTGCAAGGTAAAACTTACCGCATTGACTGGTTGCACTTGGCTGGTACTTGTTCGGGTACTGGTTAGAGCGACAGTAGCGTTGGTGGTAGTGGCAGTCGCAGTCCTGGTTGTCGACATTCTACTTACAGCCAAAGTAGTGAGAACTGGTGTTTGCAGTGCTGTGACAACTGTTGCTTGTGTGGTTGGAGTTGCCATTCTGAATTCcacaaagaaaactttgatgacgAGCGAGGTACACTGAATATTGCTGTATGTCACGCTCCGCCGTGAGAAGGCATGGGTACTACATCTGGGTAAACCTTATAAACCAGTCCTCAtgcatattcatatttagtTAACCAATCACTACGCAGTGTAGCTAGTACTGTTTTCAAAGTTAATCGATTACGTGTTGCATGTCTGCGAAGAGCCTGAAATTGTACAAGTATCGAAAAAGCTGTTTTGCCGAACAGaaagtcttttgttttattttgtactagCACACAGCATTGATAGTTGTAATGTGAAACGCATTTTAATAATTATATCGGTCTTGTTTTAAGATGCTGCCTCCAATAATTATATTTGAGTTAGCTTCCCTCTACGAACGAAAACGTCCATAATAATTCTAACACATTCGTCACTTAATTTCCTCGGTATTACTTTTATTGTGGTCTCTAAGGACTTACATTCCATCGAACTTTCAATTCATCTTGTTGATAAAAACACACGTACAAACTAAGGTTAAAATGGATCCGTTATTTCAGCATAATTAAAATGGGAAGCGTTGTTTTGTATGATTCAAAGTGAAGTACAGGTATTAACAGATTTTATCTGAACAAAGCCTGAAGAAATAGTTTTACCCTTCAAGGGCTCATCATATTGTTGTGGGATTCATCCACGGAAACATTACTGGAAATTCACTTTTAAGTAATTAGATTCAGCGAGCAGTCATCTACATGTATGAAACACTGCAGGTCGTCATAATGCGATTAATTATTTTTCTatgcatttttttcacaataccCGCAAGGTGCCCCTAATAAAATATCGTAATTGAAGAAGttgtgtatttgcatattttatgtagCTCTAAATTACGATGTTCACAATTTTATCTAATATTTATCATTACTTTGAGAAAGAACGTTTATGCTTTGTTGATCAAAATGAATGTTAACATTGTCTGATGCACAATGCAACGAGCTTGATGCAATGGCTAGAGGAGAAAGAGCCCGTGTACGTCAAAAAATTCACATGTTGTGGATTCTATTTGTGTGTTTTGGACACTTGTTGGTTAGTGTGAGCGAAGGTAAGCAACAATGTTTTCATTGGTCACCGTACACAATGTCTATTTCCTCGAAGTACAATAAAACTTGAATCATAACAACTTTAATGTACGGATATCTGCTCTAAATCTTTTTATCCATCCAATCTCATGAACTTCAAATCTTCAAATGGTTACAGTTTACACTTTAGATTTCTTCCAAGTAAATGAAACTTAAGACAAGACGACTGAAAAGCATCTGCATACAAATGAATATGATAATGTTCTGTAGGTTTCGAACTCGCAATACACGTATATAATCAACCTACAGAGAATTCAACATTCGAATCATTAGTTATTCTGAATAATGTTTTATAGCATCCAAACTCATGGGCTATTATGTTAGCAAGAATCGTCAAAAAAGTTCAGTCACACAAAACGGACAAATATGCAGAATATATACATTACCTACACGCAGATTCAGAGTGGTAAGACGTGTAAATTGCTGAAGAAAGTGAGAGATGCCAACTTAGTTGCCATCACTGATTTTTAATCCACCTTTTGACATACAAGATTAAGGGAGCCGCCATTTTTTACGGCCTGGAGGGGAtcagaggaatttcatcggaaactccgaaattttgagtaaccccctacCAACCATGATGTATTTGAGTAACCCCTTTATTACTAAGAAATTTAGACTGAAATCCCCCCTCCCCCACCTAGAAAATCAAACAccaacatttgtaaaatttacaaaatacatgtacagcaaaAGTAAAAGACCTTTCAAATACTGGCGTAACCTGCTAGATTATCGTTGGTTTCTTCATGAAAAAGATGAAATCAacgaaatgaaattcaaagtgacatcaaattaAAGATATTAAAGCTCACGCTTTAACCAGTATcgaaccatatagtattgttgaatttggatgggtatcatgacagggttttcacaagGATAGCTGACTGGGGAGAATGTGAAAGAAGCACTGGAGGAACATGCGAGGACGTAGAGGAAAATTGTCAGAGGGGCTGTCCCTGTCCTGCgtggaaaaaaatgagaaaatgatgtgtgcaatggtgcagcaGTCtcgtgcaatctgagaggtgtttaaatttattttttcgcTAAGTAAAACCGTTAGAACACCTCAAGGGGGAGAGCAAAGATGAAGTCGGCCCTATCGTATCAAAAATTtggagaaattgatgtgtgtaatgctGCAATCTGAGTGcggtttcaatttattttgcactcggtaaaactgtttgaaaaagtcattgaacacatatattttatcacattttttgcatgacCAGTGTTTACGTCGCAATATATAACAACTAAACAACGGCAATGCAATTTGTGAAATATAGTTTttagtttgccagagattgaaaactaaagaatatgcaggaattgAAAATATGTGACCTTCTTTATGGTAAAACGGTTACTTAACTGAATATGTCTTTGTGATAATAAAGAATGAATTCctaacagttcagttttgtcctagatcctctGAAAATATTTAGCAAAATATGTTTGCGATGGTGCAATGTGGTGCAATCTGAttgtttttcaatttgtcttgtACTACTAAAAGTGTTAGAACATCCAAAGGGGAGAGTACAAGAGGGGgtctctcgcatcgaaaattttcagaaattgatgtgtgaaaagAACATACGAGAGGCTGAGGGGAAAGGTGTCAGAGGGGgctgtcccctatcttgcatggtaaattttgagaaattgacgtGTGAAATGGTGCAGTAGTCTGGTGCAGTCGGAAAGGTGttgttaatttattttttaattataaaACCGTTAGATATTCCAAAGGGGAGAGCTCGATAGGGGGCCCCCCTCTCGGATCGGACATTTTGAGAAATCGATGTGTGAAATAGTACCGTCTGAGAggtatatatttaaatttattttgctcaaaaattgtGTAATCCCCTCTTCTTTTTCTCTGCCTTTGAGGAGCCCCCTCgaagtttttatttttagtgacccctctcacattcctccgaccaccaaggccgtaaataatggcGGCTCACAAAACCACGTCGACAATAATGCTGTATCTTCTTTGCGCTCACTTGTTGACGA contains the following coding sequences:
- the LOC139129698 gene encoding uncharacterized protein isoform X2, which codes for MATPTTQATVVTALQTPVLTTLAVSRMSTTRTATATTTNATVALTSTRTSTSQVQPVNAGPSHTRRSETSSGPRLESYDRFERSLTELRLYAERDEAAFSPEEALARLEMLVDISMDIGHKDYHKCMFPLFRDGRGKSG
- the LOC139129698 gene encoding uncharacterized protein isoform X1, producing MATPTTQATVVTALQTPVLTTLAVSRMSTTRTATATTTNATVALTSTRTSTSQVQPVNAGPSHTRRSETSSGPRLESYDRFERSLTELRLYAERDEAAFSPEEALARLEMLVDISMDIGHKDYHKYVAMLRALRKERQSPAMPQMLLSLLGSGAHAEILEKIAKVKKAVGNTSTRSNAGRRENRERSSLRCWKCNRIGHIARFCYGRRDRYDRYDRYDRYDRYDKYDDGRRESYRSRSSRDDK